CCACCGAGGGGCTGCAGGCCTTTGAGGCGGCGGTGCGGCGCTTTGATCAGGTGATGGAATGCTATCTGATGACCGGGAGCCGTGATATTCTGCTGCGCGTCGTCGCGCAGGATCTGACCGATTTCGACCAGTTTCTGGAGCATCGCCTGATGCGCGTCCCCGGCATTCGCAACACCCGCTCCAGCTTTACCCTGCGCACGATGATCTGTCGCAATGTGCTGCCGCTGGACTAGTGGTTGGCAGGCAGGGCTGTTGGTCCGGCAGTGTCGGGCGACCTCGCGGGTCGGGCAAAAATGACGGGGCAGTTGGTTTTTTCGATCCGGCCCTCTTGCAGTGGCGCGCATCGGGCGGTATGACCGCCGCCAAGGGTGATTAGCTCAGTGGTAGAGCGCTTCGTTCACATCGAAGATGTCAGGAGTTCAAATCTCTTATCACCCACCATTCTCTTTCGATTTGATGGTTTTCTACGCTTTCCGATGGCGCGTCGTCTTGCTGCGCGCGCTCTTCCCTGCCCCAGAAAACCTGTCTAGATGTTGCGGCAACGCCTAGGGGCGAAGCAGCAATGAGGGCAGGCATGGCATATCCGAAAATCTGGTTTCTGCGGCATGGGCAGACGGAGTGGAACGCCGAAGGGCGGATCCAGGGGCAGCTGGAATCAAAGCTCAGCCCCTTGGGGATTGAACACGCCCAGCAGCAGGCGGGCCTGATGGCGCCGATCCTGGCGCAGGGGCCTGCCTGCTACGTCTCGCCGTTGGGGCGGGCGCAGCAGACCGCGCGGATTGCGCTTGGCGATCAGCCCTTCATCACCGATGCGCGGCTGGCCGAGGCGCAGGCCGGCGTGTTTCAGGGGCTGACACGACAAGAGGTCGCGGCTGAGTACCCGGAGATCTATGCCGCCAATCCGCTGAACCTTGACTTGTTCTGCGCCGCGCCACAGGGCGAGGGGTTCGACGCGTTTCAGGCCCGGATCACGGATTTCCTGACCGGGCTGAGTGAGCCGACTGTTGTGGTGGCGCATGGGCTGTGGGGGCAGGTTCTGCGCGGGGTGATCTGCGGCTTGTCACGAGCGGAAATGGCGGCGCTGCCGAATGAGCAGGGCTGTATCTATCAGCTGTATAACGGCAGCGAGCAGGTGCTGCGCTAAGGCGATGACTTTTTCGCAGATTTCTGCGATTTACCTCTTGCGTCCAGCGCGCGGATTCTCTAAATCCCCGCTCACCGGGTCGTTAGCTCAGTTGGTAGAGCGCTTCGTTTACACCGAAGATGTCGGGAGTTCGAGCCTCTCACGACCCACCATATACCCCCTTGAATTCCTGAAGATTTTGCTCTGCCAACGCCTGATGCCTGCGATTTGGTTGTGGCCTGCGGTCGATCGCTGACGTCCTTAAATCATTCTTTTTTGATCATTGAACGGCGGGGCGGCGGCTGAATTTGCGGTTACGCCATCTCGCGCTAGGCTGTTGGTTCTCCCCTGATGATTTTGTCAGCTGACGTCGGGAGAATTTGTATCAAGTCTATGATTTGGAGTTTCTGTGATGACGTATAAGGCGATCCTTTCAATTGTTGTGTCTGTTCTGCTGGCTGTGCCGGTCGCAGGCGAGGCGGGGTCCTTCAAACATGTGAAAACCGAGGCTGATTTCCTCGCTCTGGTTCGCGGCAAGACGCTGAGCGCTGATTGGGGGAGCATGCAGATCCTGCCCAATGGTAAGATCAAGGGAAAGACACAGCAGGGCAAGATGGTTGGCGCATGGCAGTGGAATGGCGCCCTGTGGTGCCGCAATGTGCGGATCGGTAAGCAGCCGGAGCGGGGTACGGATTGTCAGAAAATCGGCGTCTCTGGAAACCAGCTGCAGTTTATCCGTGAGCAGGGCCGGGGGACGGCCGGTGTCATGGTGATCTCCAACTGATCAGGAATGACCGGTGGCGCGGCTCTGGTGTGGCGTGCCACCGGGGCTGTCTGTGGCACCTTGCGGCTGGATGGCGCTGTTGTTGTCGCCGGTTGGGTCCGTGATCCGCGTGGCCTGAGGCCGACTGTGATTTTCTGGATGGATTATCCCTGGTCTCCGGCGGGGCGCGAGATGGGAATTTCGGAAAAACAATGAGTTAGTCGGCTTGTTGGCGGTGGTTTTGTTTTTTTTCACGGAAACCGGAGAAAATGCCAAAACACCGCTTGACGATCCCTCGGTGCTGCGAATATTACAGCCCAACATTCAGCGGCGACGTTGGATGGAACAGCAAGCGGTTGTAGCTCAGTTGGTTAGAGTACCGGCCTGTCACGCCGGGGGTCGCGGGTTCGAGCCCCGTCAACCGCGCCACTGCTGTCCGCCCCGGATCTGGGTTAAGGGATCCAAATGAAAGTAAATGCGCGGTTGTAGCTCAGTTGGTTAGAGTACCGGCCTGTCACGCCGGGGGTCGCGGGTTCGAGCCCCGTCAACCGCGCCACTTTCAAATCTGCCCTGATGATCAGGGTCCGCCCCGGAGGGGAACATATGTCAGGCGCCTGCGTCTGAT
The nucleotide sequence above comes from Phaeobacter inhibens DSM 16374. Encoded proteins:
- a CDS encoding histidine phosphatase family protein — protein: MRAGMAYPKIWFLRHGQTEWNAEGRIQGQLESKLSPLGIEHAQQQAGLMAPILAQGPACYVSPLGRAQQTARIALGDQPFITDARLAEAQAGVFQGLTRQEVAAEYPEIYAANPLNLDLFCAAPQGEGFDAFQARITDFLTGLSEPTVVVAHGLWGQVLRGVICGLSRAEMAALPNEQGCIYQLYNGSEQVLR
- a CDS encoding Lrp/AsnC family transcriptional regulator — translated: MDTIDRKILAALQENGRMKIAELAEKVGLSATPCARRVANLEESGVISGYSARVDQTEVGLPVTIFVAVELERQSTEGLQAFEAAVRRFDQVMECYLMTGSRDILLRVVAQDLTDFDQFLEHRLMRVPGIRNTRSSFTLRTMICRNVLPLD